From a region of the Paenibacillus segetis genome:
- a CDS encoding SpoIIE family protein phosphatase: MVNDKVCKNLKHSPNYLICADHYGCIYENNHLVTLLVDFTHGNIVDANKAACAFYGYTTEEFSRLCISDLTVVDHDTQEGFLQRALPNGRYSGNQVLIERHRLANGRIIDVEIHTGLINMLGKKCVYSVIHDISERVKTERKIKESEERYKRLVELCPEPILVHSNGTILFVNNQAEILFGLIKDELVGRSVSAFFSEEFIYSGPYKKTNSKEYAKQIFRFEQQFIRSDQRIFDLEISGIPIIYMEEKAIQLVIRDITESKAELARAMRIQEQRHAISFPLESKADLQKLYVPAATLSGDFFIFHKIDEEQVIGIIGDVTGKGITAALNISAMRVLFMESLHITHEPIHVLQDLNQKAMLHLDEDYIAVCCFHLDFCAGKLTAAGAGINEFIYIQKDHLGEKKTIKGAPIGMFDNSEFDEVVIPFSSGDRFCFYSDGMEFLLNENEESNEYEYLHSMIANTPLQDDCTWLSLNIR; encoded by the coding sequence ATGGTAAATGATAAAGTTTGTAAAAATCTTAAGCACTCTCCTAATTATTTGATATGTGCAGATCATTACGGATGTATTTATGAGAATAATCATCTTGTTACACTGCTTGTTGATTTTACTCATGGTAACATTGTGGATGCCAATAAAGCAGCATGTGCATTTTATGGATATACAACGGAGGAATTTAGTAGACTTTGTATCTCTGATTTAACTGTAGTAGACCATGATACACAAGAGGGATTTTTGCAAAGGGCTCTACCTAATGGAAGATATAGTGGGAATCAGGTACTTATTGAAAGGCATCGTTTAGCGAACGGAAGAATCATTGATGTGGAAATACATACGGGTTTGATCAATATGCTGGGGAAGAAATGTGTCTATTCCGTCATTCATGATATTAGTGAGCGGGTTAAGACGGAGCGGAAGATTAAGGAGAGTGAGGAGAGGTATAAACGTTTAGTTGAGCTTTGCCCAGAGCCAATTCTTGTACATAGTAATGGGACTATTTTGTTTGTGAATAATCAAGCAGAGATACTATTTGGATTAATAAAAGATGAGCTTGTAGGCAGAAGTGTATCCGCCTTTTTTAGCGAAGAATTTATTTATTCCGGTCCATACAAAAAGACGAATTCCAAAGAATATGCCAAACAAATTTTTCGCTTTGAACAACAATTTATTAGATCGGATCAGCGCATTTTTGATCTTGAGATATCAGGAATTCCAATTATCTATATGGAAGAAAAGGCTATTCAATTGGTGATACGAGATATAACAGAAAGTAAGGCCGAATTAGCCCGGGCTATGCGAATACAGGAGCAGCGTCATGCGATTTCGTTCCCATTGGAGAGTAAGGCAGACTTACAAAAGTTATATGTGCCCGCAGCTACGCTGAGTGGCGATTTCTTTATTTTTCACAAGATTGATGAAGAGCAAGTCATCGGAATTATTGGAGATGTGACAGGAAAAGGAATCACAGCAGCTCTTAATATCTCCGCTATGAGGGTGTTATTTATGGAAAGTTTACATATTACACATGAGCCTATCCATGTCTTGCAGGATTTGAATCAAAAGGCGATGCTGCATTTGGACGAGGATTATATCGCCGTGTGTTGTTTCCACTTGGATTTTTGTGCAGGAAAGCTTACGGCAGCAGGAGCCGGTATCAATGAGTTTATTTACATACAAAAGGATCATCTTGGAGAAAAGAAGACCATTAAAGGGGCACCGATCGGCATGTTCGACAATAGCGAATTTGATGAAGTGGTGATACCTTTCTCATCAGGAGATAGATTCTGCTTTTATAGTGATGGAATGGAATTTCTATTAAATGAAAATGAGGAGAGCAATGAGTACGAATATTTACATAGTATGATTGCGAATACTCCTCTGCAAGATGATTGTACATGGCTAAGCCTGAACATAAGGTGA
- a CDS encoding GNAT family N-acetyltransferase has product MNIRLIQPQDNASIESIIRECLIEFGGNREGLAWMDSSLSKLHEFYSYEGRAYWVAEQDGKIVGGCGIAPFADSNEICELQKMYLTEQARGTGIASKLLTTALEFAKGYYDQCYLETLRVMQAANRFYEKKGFQPLAAPLAGSEHFACDAWYIIEFNH; this is encoded by the coding sequence ATGAACATAAGATTAATTCAACCGCAGGATAATGCTAGTATCGAGTCTATAATTAGAGAGTGCCTAATAGAATTTGGTGGTAATCGAGAAGGTTTGGCATGGATGGATAGCAGCTTGAGTAAACTTCACGAATTCTATAGTTATGAAGGCAGAGCTTATTGGGTTGCTGAACAAGACGGAAAGATCGTTGGGGGATGTGGGATTGCTCCTTTTGCTGATTCAAACGAAATTTGTGAATTACAAAAAATGTATCTAACCGAGCAAGCTAGAGGTACAGGGATCGCTTCTAAACTTCTGACAACAGCCTTAGAATTCGCAAAAGGATACTATGATCAATGCTATTTAGAAACGCTAAGAGTGATGCAGGCGGCTAATCGTTTTTACGAAAAAAAAGGTTTTCAACCTTTAGCTGCTCCATTAGCGGGATCAGAACATTTTGCTTGTGATGCTTGGTATATTATAGAATTTAATCACTAA
- a CDS encoding GNAT family N-acetyltransferase: protein MKIGRADIPQAASVMAQAFAEDDPLYRHILPDETTRSQVLNIFFHRYIDMLYPYCDLLTTSDKYEALALVFHSEREPGTVRSKLKFMNRVVLAVLKSIPICRIIGVRGFIRGLSILNSMSSSWLSILGDQQYIHLDMLVVQEPYRGQGYVSKIIKPLLDECQMKNIACTLETQTESNLPIYEHYQYHIVKIIPLPNSTIEQYCMVYTPGNEDE, encoded by the coding sequence TTGAAAATTGGCCGAGCTGACATTCCACAGGCCGCTAGTGTGATGGCGCAAGCTTTCGCAGAGGACGATCCGCTATATCGACATATTTTACCGGATGAGACAACGAGGTCTCAAGTGCTGAACATTTTCTTTCATCGCTATATTGATATGTTATATCCTTATTGTGATTTGCTGACGACATCTGATAAGTATGAAGCTCTGGCCTTGGTGTTCCATTCAGAACGTGAACCAGGGACAGTACGCTCGAAACTTAAGTTTATGAATAGGGTTGTACTCGCCGTACTCAAATCAATACCGATTTGCCGAATCATTGGGGTGCGGGGCTTTATCCGAGGACTTTCTATTTTAAATAGTATGAGTTCTTCGTGGTTATCGATCCTAGGAGATCAACAATATATTCATCTGGATATGTTAGTCGTACAGGAACCATATCGTGGACAAGGGTATGTATCGAAGATCATCAAACCACTGCTGGATGAATGTCAGATGAAGAATATCGCTTGTACGCTAGAGACACAGACAGAGAGTAATTTACCTATTTATGAACATTATCAATATCACATCGTGAAGATCATTCCTCTACCTAACAGTACTATTGAACAATATTGTATGGTGTATACCCCAGGTAATGAGGATGAATAG
- a CDS encoding NUDIX hydrolase: MEIKWLEWAKQIQAIAQTGLTYTKDPYDTERYEQLRQISIDILANYTSIDEQQIKLSFANETGYATPKVDVRGVVFNNNKILMVREKIDGAWSLPGGWADIGYSPSEIAVKEIKEESGYDVIPVRLLAVLDKKFHHHPPEPYHVYKIFIECKIVGGEATTSLETSAVDFFDEQHLPELSLERNTPQQIITMFEFLHDTNKKVILD, encoded by the coding sequence TTGGAGATTAAATGGTTAGAATGGGCAAAACAAATTCAGGCCATAGCTCAGACTGGGCTTACGTATACAAAAGACCCATATGACACTGAGCGATACGAGCAACTTAGACAAATAAGCATCGATATCCTTGCTAACTATACATCAATTGATGAGCAACAAATTAAACTTTCATTTGCCAATGAGACTGGGTATGCCACACCTAAGGTGGATGTACGAGGAGTAGTTTTTAACAACAATAAAATTCTTATGGTTCGAGAAAAAATCGATGGCGCATGGTCACTTCCAGGAGGTTGGGCTGACATTGGATATTCACCCTCCGAGATCGCTGTTAAAGAAATCAAGGAAGAATCGGGCTATGATGTTATTCCGGTTAGGCTATTAGCTGTTCTGGATAAGAAATTTCATCATCACCCACCCGAGCCATACCATGTATATAAGATTTTTATAGAGTGTAAAATCGTTGGAGGCGAAGCTACAACTAGCCTTGAAACAAGCGCAGTGGATTTTTTTGATGAGCAACATTTACCCGAGCTGTCATTGGAAAGAAACACACCACAACAAATTATTACCATGTTTGAGTTTTTGCATGATACAAATAAGAAAGTTATTCTAGATTGA
- a CDS encoding GNAT family N-acetyltransferase translates to MVIRKFLENDITQIVTLFYDTVHSVNQRDYSPEQLDAWAPKDLQTLKLQTWKDSMSYNVTYVAEIDGAIVGFTDMTPEGYLDRLYVHKDYQRQGIASALLHALESKAVQLDLKELLTDASITAKPFFESHGYRVIQSQLVERRGITLGNYRMIKPL, encoded by the coding sequence ATGGTGATTAGAAAATTTCTTGAAAATGATATAACTCAGATTGTCACCTTGTTCTACGATACTGTGCATTCGGTTAATCAACGAGACTATTCGCCAGAGCAACTTGATGCCTGGGCCCCCAAAGATTTGCAGACACTCAAACTTCAAACCTGGAAAGACTCTATGAGCTACAATGTCACTTATGTTGCTGAGATCGACGGTGCAATTGTGGGCTTTACCGACATGACTCCTGAAGGTTACTTGGATCGTCTATACGTTCACAAGGATTATCAGAGACAAGGAATCGCTTCAGCATTACTGCACGCACTTGAATCAAAAGCAGTACAGCTAGATCTGAAAGAACTGTTAACGGATGCTAGTATCACCGCTAAACCCTTCTTTGAAAGCCACGGCTACAGAGTTATTCAATCGCAGTTAGTAGAACGTAGAGGCATAACATTAGGAAACTACAGGATGATCAAACCTCTTTAA
- a CDS encoding ABC transporter ATP-binding protein, which produces MIRVNEVTYSYDKVSVLRGISFEENEPVITGLWGRNGAGKTTLMRLLAGHVRPDRGAIEINGSAPYGNSAIIQNICYMQEDHPFSMIWSVHDALRFGKYFNANWDQPTADRLVKAFKLDENKKISKLSKGMKSALQFIIGLSSHASVTILDEPTNGLDAAVRKQMYQALRESHEETPRLILISTHHIEEVQPLCDALIVMHNGKLLLHQPIEDLREQGVWLAGEKNTIMSVASGHRVLEQTTLGSKIRVMLDVPYTKQWKEQAHTLGLSIEKVDLQDYLLNITEDTEVIA; this is translated from the coding sequence ATGATTCGTGTTAACGAGGTAACCTATTCATACGATAAAGTTTCAGTTCTGCGAGGTATCTCATTCGAAGAAAATGAGCCGGTGATCACGGGATTATGGGGGCGTAACGGTGCAGGCAAAACAACGTTGATGAGGCTGCTTGCTGGTCATGTGCGGCCTGATCGTGGAGCTATTGAAATTAATGGTTCAGCACCGTACGGCAATTCTGCAATTATACAGAACATATGCTATATGCAAGAGGATCATCCATTCAGTATGATTTGGAGCGTGCATGACGCGCTTCGATTCGGGAAGTACTTCAACGCCAATTGGGATCAACCAACGGCAGATAGACTAGTTAAAGCCTTCAAACTGGATGAAAATAAGAAAATATCCAAGCTGTCAAAAGGGATGAAATCCGCACTCCAGTTTATTATTGGACTATCTAGTCATGCGAGTGTAACGATACTTGACGAGCCGACGAATGGTTTGGATGCCGCAGTGCGGAAACAAATGTATCAAGCATTAAGAGAAAGCCATGAGGAAACACCTCGTCTCATTCTGATTTCCACGCATCATATCGAGGAAGTCCAACCACTATGTGATGCACTGATTGTTATGCACAATGGTAAGCTGTTGCTACATCAACCGATTGAAGACCTTCGCGAGCAAGGAGTATGGCTTGCTGGAGAAAAGAACACGATAATGAGCGTCGCGAGCGGTCATAGGGTGCTAGAGCAAACTACACTCGGGTCAAAAATCAGAGTCATGCTTGATGTTCCATATACGAAGCAGTGGAAGGAACAAGCTCATACCCTTGGATTGTCGATTGAAAAAGTGGATTTACAGGATTACTTGCTGAATATTACAGAGGATACGGAGGTGATTGCATGA
- a CDS encoding GntR family transcriptional regulator, with product MKTILDENQPIFQQIAQMIMDEIVEGQLKEGEQVPSENELSRFYNINRATVRRGLQELADKGFIYKQRGIGMFVKNGAKLQLLKERQKQYREEYIIPLLEEAKKIGLSVQEVVQLIEEENG from the coding sequence ATGAAGACGATTTTGGATGAAAATCAGCCGATCTTTCAGCAGATTGCCCAAATGATTATGGATGAGATTGTAGAAGGACAACTGAAGGAGGGGGAACAAGTACCGTCTGAGAATGAATTGTCGCGCTTCTATAACATTAACCGGGCGACTGTTCGCAGAGGCCTTCAGGAATTGGCCGATAAAGGGTTTATTTATAAACAACGCGGCATCGGCATGTTTGTAAAGAATGGAGCAAAGCTGCAATTGTTAAAGGAACGGCAGAAGCAATATCGTGAAGAATATATTATTCCATTATTAGAAGAAGCGAAAAAAATTGGGCTAAGTGTGCAAGAAGTAGTTCAATTGATCGAGGAGGAGAATGGATGA
- a CDS encoding SDR family NAD(P)-dependent oxidoreductase, translated as MTERNFDGKVIIVAGGSTGIGRATAIQIAQEGGKVVVVARTPADGTEVVDTIKAAGGEAVYVKGDVAVEADIINYIDKTIEAYDQIDGVFHCAAYTGKPHLLAEYPIEEFDKVMKTNLYSQLLGAKYAIPHLRKTSGVILNCASIHGTFGFENMCAYSASKAGIITLTKSLAIELGKEGIRVNVLLPGSTHTPMMDNFEISLGDQNAVREAIAQDNAIKRYAEAHEVAELACFLLSEKASACTGGEYKADMGYTAG; from the coding sequence TTGACAGAGCGCAATTTTGATGGAAAAGTAATTATCGTAGCAGGTGGTAGCACAGGTATTGGCCGAGCGACAGCAATTCAGATCGCTCAGGAAGGTGGTAAAGTAGTTGTAGTTGCACGGACTCCTGCAGATGGTACGGAAGTAGTCGATACTATTAAAGCCGCTGGCGGTGAAGCAGTATATGTTAAAGGTGATGTGGCTGTTGAAGCTGATATCATCAATTATATTGATAAAACTATCGAAGCTTATGACCAAATTGATGGAGTCTTCCATTGCGCTGCTTATACCGGCAAGCCGCATTTATTAGCCGAATATCCTATCGAAGAATTCGATAAAGTCATGAAGACTAATTTATATAGCCAACTGCTGGGTGCGAAATATGCTATTCCCCATCTGCGCAAAACTAGCGGCGTAATTTTGAATTGTGCATCTATTCACGGGACCTTTGGCTTCGAGAACATGTGTGCCTACTCTGCAAGTAAGGCTGGTATTATTACACTTACTAAGTCCCTTGCTATTGAACTAGGTAAAGAAGGAATTCGGGTAAACGTATTATTACCAGGATCAACACACACACCAATGATGGATAATTTCGAAATTTCGTTAGGTGACCAAAACGCAGTTCGAGAGGCTATTGCTCAAGATAATGCGATCAAGCGTTATGCAGAGGCGCACGAAGTAGCCGAGCTTGCTTGCTTCCTTCTTAGTGAGAAAGCCTCAGCTTGCACAGGTGGCGAGTATAAAGCTGATATGGGTTATACTGCTGGATAA
- a CDS encoding SOS response-associated peptidase, which translates to MCQRFSMAAELPEVKEHFEISRVMYYYKDRYNISPTQEMPVVLQQDGERILDEFRWGFVPYWGKDAINADLRNVHQNPTYPKMVDKQRCIIPCNGFYYWKKEGKKTYPVRVVMKNRSIFGVAGLYEIWRDARWEPLRTCTLVMTEANPLISEFESRMPAILSPQDMNRWLDEETNDLEALNPILRPYSAEEMEVYAVTPMIENNRHDSVECIREMDLKTSWVKP; encoded by the coding sequence ATGTGTCAACGTTTTTCAATGGCGGCCGAACTTCCAGAAGTTAAGGAGCATTTTGAAATTAGCCGTGTGATGTACTACTATAAAGACCGCTATAACATTAGCCCCACGCAGGAAATGCCAGTCGTGTTACAGCAGGATGGAGAGCGAATTCTGGATGAGTTCCGCTGGGGATTCGTTCCTTATTGGGGAAAAGACGCGATCAATGCGGATCTCCGAAATGTGCATCAGAATCCAACCTACCCCAAAATGGTGGACAAGCAGCGCTGCATTATCCCGTGCAATGGATTTTACTATTGGAAAAAAGAAGGAAAGAAGACTTATCCAGTTCGGGTAGTTATGAAAAACCGCAGTATATTCGGAGTAGCAGGGCTATACGAAATTTGGCGTGATGCGCGTTGGGAACCTCTCCGTACCTGCACCCTGGTCATGACAGAAGCTAACCCACTAATTAGTGAATTTGAGAGTCGGATGCCGGCGATTTTGTCCCCGCAGGATATGAACCGTTGGCTTGATGAGGAGACAAATGACCTGGAAGCGCTGAACCCGATTCTGCGGCCTTATTCTGCAGAAGAAATGGAGGTTTACGCGGTCACTCCAATGATTGAAAACAATAGGCACGACTCAGTTGAATGTATTCGGGAAATGGATCTGAAAACGTCCTGGGTAAAGCCCTGA
- a CDS encoding OsmC family protein yields MKHPFHLKAVWNGGRNSEGHIDAGGLKTIISIPQEMGGPGTGTNPDEMLLGAASTCYLITLAAMLERSDITPQELTLESEATVDVTNNVFTYERIMHKPRIVLKGDATEAELAKAERLAHMAEQSCMISRAVAGNVLIETQPIVVTVGVNGG; encoded by the coding sequence ATGAAACATCCTTTTCATTTGAAAGCAGTATGGAATGGTGGACGTAACAGTGAAGGACATATTGATGCAGGCGGGTTGAAAACGATCATTTCGATTCCGCAGGAGATGGGGGGGCCGGGAACAGGTACTAACCCTGACGAAATGCTCCTAGGAGCAGCGTCGACCTGCTATCTGATTACTCTGGCAGCGATGTTGGAACGTTCGGATATTACACCACAGGAACTGACATTGGAGTCTGAAGCGACTGTAGATGTAACGAATAACGTATTTACGTACGAACGGATCATGCACAAACCACGGATCGTGCTTAAAGGTGATGCAACAGAAGCCGAACTGGCGAAAGCTGAGCGGCTGGCACATATGGCAGAACAGTCCTGTATGATCTCCAGAGCAGTAGCAGGTAATGTCTTAATTGAGACGCAGCCTATTGTTGTAACAGTAGGGGTTAACGGGGGATGA
- a CDS encoding cellulase family glycosylhydrolase has product MNIHQSNEVTGFVKAEGQQILNGEGKPFLLRGVGLGSWLLPEGYMWKFPEQGDRPRRMEKMIEEVIGQEKAEQFWETYYDYHSSEADIRRIAEEGFNSVRLPINARFLIEEDYPVRFKEHHFQILDRMIDWCKTYKLYVILDLHGAPGGQTGTNIDDSEHDQPELFMEESHRKATIEIWAALARRYKDEWIIAGYDLLNEPLPEWFNKYNDQVMPLYKEITEAIREIDKKHMIILEGVHWATDWTIFEDKFDDNLMLQFHKYWNNPDQESIQKFLDKRDEWNVPIFMGEGGENNIEWYVGAFSLYEDLSISWNFWTWKKMDTSNSPCSIRQPEGWQLFIDYLQGGNKPDPETAGKILLSYLENMRLENCDYHPEVVNSLFRRPSLQIPAIFYGYRKEGISYRLANKAEQNVDFRVQDRTDIRFIDSTRTTPNFEHGQGQSWSDDERLCLQASSGDWFKYEINVRSSQEYSSYAMDVKMSAVGEDACLTIIIDDEQVDSIVLQGDEWRTYPLSNKLSLSQGLHQVQLKVASGTIRMDWLALR; this is encoded by the coding sequence ATGAACATACATCAAAGCAATGAAGTGACAGGCTTTGTCAAAGCCGAGGGACAACAAATTTTGAATGGTGAGGGAAAACCATTTTTGCTGCGTGGTGTAGGGCTCGGAAGCTGGTTGTTGCCTGAAGGATACATGTGGAAATTTCCGGAACAAGGCGATCGTCCTCGTCGAATGGAGAAAATGATTGAAGAAGTAATTGGGCAAGAAAAAGCAGAGCAATTCTGGGAAACTTATTATGATTATCACAGCTCAGAAGCGGACATACGGCGTATAGCAGAAGAAGGCTTCAATTCAGTACGTTTACCGATCAATGCCAGATTTCTAATTGAAGAAGATTATCCGGTTCGCTTTAAAGAACACCATTTTCAAATTCTTGATCGTATGATTGACTGGTGTAAAACCTATAAACTTTACGTGATTCTGGATCTCCATGGAGCACCTGGTGGACAGACGGGAACCAATATTGATGATTCGGAGCATGATCAACCTGAGTTATTTATGGAAGAGAGTCATCGAAAGGCTACTATCGAAATTTGGGCGGCCTTAGCGAGAAGATACAAAGATGAATGGATCATAGCTGGATACGACCTGCTCAATGAGCCATTACCGGAGTGGTTTAATAAGTACAATGATCAGGTAATGCCATTATACAAGGAGATTACAGAAGCCATTCGTGAGATCGACAAGAAGCATATGATTATTCTGGAAGGGGTTCATTGGGCCACGGATTGGACTATTTTTGAGGATAAGTTCGATGATAATTTGATGCTCCAATTCCACAAATATTGGAATAACCCAGATCAGGAGAGTATTCAGAAATTTTTGGATAAACGTGATGAATGGAATGTTCCTATCTTCATGGGAGAGGGTGGAGAGAACAATATCGAATGGTACGTAGGTGCCTTTAGCCTATATGAAGATCTATCGATCTCATGGAATTTCTGGACATGGAAGAAGATGGATACAAGCAATTCACCTTGTTCTATTAGACAACCAGAAGGATGGCAGTTATTTATCGATTATCTGCAAGGTGGAAATAAGCCTGATCCAGAGACAGCTGGAAAGATATTGTTATCGTATCTAGAGAATATGCGGTTAGAGAATTGTGATTATCACCCAGAAGTGGTGAATTCCCTATTTCGTAGACCATCATTACAAATACCTGCTATATTCTATGGATATCGTAAAGAAGGTATAAGTTATAGGTTAGCTAACAAAGCAGAGCAGAATGTTGACTTCCGAGTACAGGATCGAACCGATATCCGATTCATCGATAGTACGAGAACAACACCTAACTTCGAGCATGGACAAGGACAATCTTGGTCCGATGATGAACGTCTTTGCCTGCAAGCTTCTTCGGGTGATTGGTTTAAATACGAAATCAATGTGCGGTCCTCTCAAGAATACAGTTCCTACGCCATGGATGTGAAAATGTCTGCTGTAGGTGAAGACGCTTGCCTAACTATCATCATAGATGATGAACAAGTGGATTCGATTGTACTTCAAGGTGATGAGTGGAGAACATATCCACTGAGCAATAAACTTTCCTTGTCGCAGGGGTTACACCAAGTTCAACTAAAAGTCGCCTCTGGTACAATTCGCATGGATTGGTTGGCTTTGCGTTAG
- a CDS encoding carbohydrate ABC transporter permease: MSTIRANANSASLGSPESSHYLRKVKFGSILTFIFLVVAAAFTLFPIYMGLLNSLKTEGEMLNNILAWPKTFQFSNYRDAFNKINFLQSLWNTGVVVIVGLAGIIIFASMAGYKLSRTSGKLSSVLFSLFVMSMLVPFHSVMITLNKIAKVLSLQGSTIGLGLIYIGLGVSMAIFLYHGFVKSVPRELDEAAVIDGCGEVRLFFKIIFPLLLPITATIAILNALWMWNDFLLPLLMLTDSDHYTLLLSTNMLFGQYGNNDWSAILASLILAMLPVIILYLLLQKYILNGVVDGAVKG; this comes from the coding sequence ATGAGTACCATTCGGGCGAATGCCAATTCTGCTTCACTAGGTTCACCGGAATCAAGTCATTATCTAAGGAAAGTGAAATTCGGTTCGATCCTTACATTTATCTTTCTTGTAGTTGCAGCAGCATTCACATTATTCCCCATCTATATGGGGCTGTTGAATTCCTTAAAGACAGAAGGAGAAATGCTGAATAACATTCTTGCTTGGCCTAAGACATTTCAATTTAGCAATTACAGAGATGCTTTTAATAAAATCAACTTTCTGCAGAGTCTTTGGAATACGGGTGTCGTAGTTATCGTTGGTTTAGCTGGCATTATTATCTTCGCCTCGATGGCAGGATATAAATTGTCTCGTACGTCTGGAAAATTAAGTAGTGTATTATTCTCGCTATTTGTAATGTCCATGTTAGTTCCTTTTCACTCTGTCATGATCACCTTAAACAAAATCGCTAAAGTGTTATCTTTGCAAGGTTCTACAATTGGCCTTGGACTGATCTATATTGGTCTAGGCGTATCGATGGCCATTTTTCTCTATCACGGATTCGTGAAATCAGTTCCGCGAGAATTGGACGAAGCGGCTGTCATAGACGGCTGTGGAGAAGTGCGACTGTTCTTTAAAATTATTTTTCCGTTGCTACTTCCTATTACTGCGACCATTGCGATATTGAATGCACTGTGGATGTGGAATGATTTTCTTCTGCCGTTGCTAATGTTGACCGACTCGGATCACTATACGTTATTGTTATCAACAAATATGCTCTTTGGCCAATATGGTAACAATGATTGGTCAGCAATTTTAGCATCACTGATCTTAGCCATGTTGCCAGTCATTATTTTGTATTTATTACTACAGAAATATATTCTGAACGGTGTCGTTGACGGTGCCGTAAAAGGATAA
- a CDS encoding carbohydrate ABC transporter permease translates to MIHQGRKKIISLLAFVFPALLCYVVFFLAPAFGGVWYSLTDWNGLNPNYSFVGLANYVEVFKQDPVFWDSLWFTLKFVIFMVILQNALAILLAVFIESKGRSKVWFRTIFFMPNMISMIIGGFMWMFIFTKVLPYIAEHTFLTFIDQSWIGDPAYSFFSILIVSLWGGVGYLMVIYIAALQGVPKTLKEAAEIDGASGVQVFKNVTLPMIFPALTIGLFVTLNNSFKVFDAVFSLTGGGPGRATQVIALNIYEEAFSMTSRYGYASAKAMILFLVVFIITMIQLRIMKKREVEA, encoded by the coding sequence ATGATACATCAAGGACGTAAAAAAATCATTTCGTTGTTGGCCTTCGTATTTCCTGCATTACTTTGTTATGTTGTATTCTTCCTCGCCCCCGCATTCGGGGGCGTATGGTATAGCTTAACAGATTGGAATGGATTAAATCCGAATTACAGTTTTGTTGGACTGGCCAATTACGTGGAAGTTTTTAAGCAAGATCCTGTTTTTTGGGATTCATTATGGTTCACTTTAAAATTTGTGATATTCATGGTTATTTTGCAGAATGCTCTCGCTATATTATTAGCTGTGTTTATAGAATCAAAGGGCAGAAGTAAAGTGTGGTTTCGAACGATCTTTTTCATGCCAAATATGATCTCCATGATTATCGGTGGTTTTATGTGGATGTTTATATTCACGAAGGTACTTCCTTATATAGCGGAACACACCTTCCTTACCTTTATTGATCAATCTTGGATCGGAGATCCCGCTTACTCATTCTTTTCGATATTAATAGTCTCCCTTTGGGGTGGTGTAGGGTACTTAATGGTTATATACATCGCTGCATTACAAGGCGTACCCAAAACATTGAAAGAAGCAGCTGAGATTGATGGAGCTAGTGGGGTTCAAGTTTTTAAAAATGTTACATTACCGATGATTTTTCCTGCGTTGACGATTGGTCTATTTGTAACTTTGAATAATTCATTCAAAGTATTTGACGCCGTATTCTCTCTAACTGGCGGAGGTCCAGGTCGAGCAACACAAGTCATAGCATTAAATATTTACGAAGAAGCATTTTCGATGACTAGCCGTTATGGTTACGCGAGTGCGAAAGCGATGATTCTCTTCCTCGTTGTATTCATCATTACCATGATACAATTGCGGATTATGAAGAAAAGAGAGGTGGAAGCATGA